In the Acidobacteriota bacterium genome, TAGGGGAGCGAGCACGAAGTCGCTTCGCACCTGTCGTTCGACGGCCTCGCTGACCAGGATCTGCCCGGGCTCGGCGAGGCCCTGGAGACGGGCGGCGAGATTGGTGGTATCGCCGACGGCGGTGTAGTCCATGCGCAGGTTGTCGCCGATGCCGCCGACCACCACCGGTCCCATGTTGAGGCCCATGCGGAAGAGCAGCTCGGTGCCGGCCGGTGCGCCGAGGCGATCCTGCTCGCGCTGCAGCCTTCGCTGCAGGGCGAGGGCCGAAAGGACCGCCCGGCGGGAGTGGTCCTCGTGGGCGATGGGGGCTCCGAACAAGGCCATGAAGCCATCGCCGAGGAACTGGTTGACGGTGCCTTCATAGCGGTGAATCTCTTCCAGCGAGATCTCGAAGAAGTGCTGGAAGATGTCGTGCATGGTCTCGGCACCGAGCTTCTCGGCCGTTGCCGTGGAGTTGGCGAGATCGCAGAAAAGCACCGTCACCGGCTTGTGCTCGCCTTCGAGAGCGCTGGCCGACGACAGCACCTTCTCGCGCAGGTGATCGGGGGTGTAGGTGCGAACCGGGGCCGCTGCCAGGGAGGGATTCTGGGGCGTCGCCGCCGGAGGCGGTGGCGTCGGTCCCGGGGTCGTCGCTCGTGGTGACGCCACTCCCATGGGCGTCGGTCCCGCCATCGCCGGTGGCGACGGCCCGGCGGCCGGGGCGGTCGCGAAGGCCGAGCTCAATGGGGTGCCGCAATGGCCGCAGAAGCGGAATCCGGCGGGAGCCGCAATGGCACAGCTCGGACAAGCGGCGGCGAGGCCGACGCCGCAATGGCCGCAGAATTTCATCTCCGGCGGGCTGTCGAACTGGCATTGCGGGCACTTCATCGAATCGTGTCTCAGTCTTCGGTCAGGGCCTTCATCATACGGTCGAACCGATCTCCTGCCAGGGCGACGGTGTCGAGAACGTTGGGATCGAGCTCGTCGACATCGTCTTCCTCGACCAGCTCTTCGAGATCTCCCTGGCTGCCGTAGCCAAGGGCGCGGTGGCGCTCGCGCACGGTGGTCGACAGGTAGATGGCGAGGGCCTTGTAGAAGCGTGCCGCGAATCCCATATCGCGGTCGAGCTTGGCGAGGAGGAGCGCGCGGTCGAGGGCGAAGACGAGGGCAGCCGTCGAGCTACGCACGGTGGCCGATGGCGGCCGGGCATCGACGAAGGACATCTCGCCGACGATCTCACCGACGTTGAGGCGGGCGATCTCGCGCTCGGCGGCCCCCAGATGAACGGAGAGCTTGCCGCGCAACAGAAAGAACAGAGCATCGACGGGAACCCCCTGGCGGATCAGCACCTGACCGGCGTCGAGGGCGCGTTTCTGGCCGTTTTCGGTGATCCACTCGACGTCTTCGTCGTTGAGCTGGCCAAAGAGATAGAGGACTTTTCGCATGCTAGACCACCTGTCGTTCGATGAGGCGAGCGAAGACTCCGCCGGCGGCGGCGAGCTCTTCGTAGGTACCGGTTTCGACCACCCGCCCCTTGTCGATCACCACGATGCGGTCGGCGTTGACGATGGTGCTCAGGCGGTGGGCAACCACAATGCGGGTCGCTTTGAGGTTTTCGAGGCTACGGCTGACGATCTCTTGGGTGCGATTGTCGAGGGCGCTGGTGGCCTCGTCGAAGAGCAGGATGCGGGGTCGGTGGACGACCGCTCGGGCGATCAAAAGGCGCTGCTTCTGGCCCCCGGAGAAGGTGCCGGCACCTTCGCTGATCAC is a window encoding:
- a CDS encoding cyclic nucleotide-binding domain-containing protein → MRKVLYLFGQLNDEDVEWITENGQKRALDAGQVLIRQGVPVDALFFLLRGKLSVHLGAAEREIARLNVGEIVGEMSFVDARPPSATVRSSTAALVFALDRALLLAKLDRDMGFAARFYKALAIYLSTTVRERHRALGYGSQGDLEELVEEDDVDELDPNVLDTVALAGDRFDRMMKALTED